The following are from one region of the Oreochromis aureus strain Israel breed Guangdong linkage group 1, ZZ_aureus, whole genome shotgun sequence genome:
- the LOC120432993 gene encoding uncharacterized protein LOC120432993 has product MKGRTLALNSRLCSLCPEYDQVTGLIRVGGRLRRAEGLDSDTIHPIVLPPEHPVTKLLVQHFDTILLHPGPERVFAEIRRAYWIIRGRQVIRRHQRQCAECQKWRGRPASTKMADLPAARLRIHKPAFWSTGVDCFGPYTIKIGRRHEKRWGIVFKCLTTRCVHLDLLPSLDSDAFLMAVRRFVSRRGTPFEIWSDQGTNFRGGARELQEAFSMMTPILQAQLAKQRITFHCNPPHAPHFGGAWEREIRSVKGALQVILKNQIVTEEVLCTALLEVEGILNAKPLGYASSDIADPDPITPNLLLMGRRDASLPQVIYGPGHFITSRRWKQSQVIADHFWSQFIRRYLPGLQLRQKWRDLTPDLAVGQVVMIVDSQLPRAMWPVGKISKVFPGADGVVRSAEVQVKDHTYIRPVVKLVTLPQMPEEETSA; this is encoded by the coding sequence ATGAAGGGACGGACTCTGGCCCTGAATAGTCGACTTTGTTCGCTCTGCCCTGAGTATGATCAGGTTACTGGCCTGATAAGGGTTGGAGGACGCCTGAGACGTGCCGAAGGTCTGGACTCAGACACCATACACCCTATTGTGCTACCTCCCGAACACCCGGTAACTAAGCTCCTCGTCCAACACTTTGACACTATTCTGTTGCACCCTGGTCCAGAGCGCGTCTTTGCAGAGATACGGCGCGCTTATTGGATCATTAGAGGGCGACAAGTAATCCGGAGACATCAAAGACAATGTGCAGAGTGCCAGAAATGGCGGGGGAGGCCTGCTTCCACCAAAATGGCTGATTTGCCGGCAGCGAGACTCCGGATCCACAAACCTGCTTTCTGGTCAACGGGAGTTGATTGCTTCGGTCCCTACACCATCAAGATAGGCCGGAGGCATGAGAAGCGCTGGGGCATAGTCTTTAAGTGCCTAACCACCCGATGTGTACACCTGGATTTGCTGCCAAGCCTGGACTCAGACGCTTTCCTCATGGCTGTGCGAAGATTCGTCTCTCGACGGGGTACCCCATTCGAGATATGGTCAGATCAGGGCACTAATTTCCGAGGGGGTGCTCGAGAGTTACAGGAAGCTTTCTCTATGATGACGCCCATTCTTCAGGCACAGCTAGCAAAGCAGAGGATAACCTTTCATTGTAATCCACCGCATGCCCCCCATTTTGGGGGAGCATGGGAACGGGAGATAAGGTCGGTTAAGGGGGCACTCCAGGTCATCCTGAAGAATCAGATTGTGACGGAAGAAGTCCTCTGCACGGCTCTCCTTGAAGTAGAAGGGATCCTTAATGCGAAACCTCTCGGTTACGCATCCTCGGATATTGCTGATCCTGACCCCATTACACCAAATCTCCTGCTTATGGGGCGGCGGGACGCTTCACTGCCGCAGGTGATTTACGGACCAGGGCATTTTATCACCAGTCGAAGATGGAAACAAAGCCAGGTAATTGCTGACCACTTCTGGAGCCAGTTCATTCGGAGGTACCTCCCAGGTCTTCAGCTCAGACAGAAATGGCGTGATCTGACACCCGACCTCGCTGTAGGTCAGGTTGTCATGATCGTGGACTCGCAACTGCCCCGGGCCATGTGGCCAGTTGGGAAGATTTCAAAGGTGTTTCCCGGAGCAGATGGTGTAGTGCGTTCGGCGGAGGTGCAAGTAAAGGATCATACTTACATACGACCAGTTGTTAAGTTGGTTACCCTGCCTCAGATGCCAGAGGAAGAGACCTCCGCATAG